A DNA window from Micromonospora sp. NBC_01739 contains the following coding sequences:
- the ngg gene encoding N-acetylglutaminylglutamine synthetase, translating to MTDTLATGTARADRGRGRRYERVGPGGDPVAVAAGTEPGEDEEGTRGDDGVVLDCGWGRLVFGQTFHDQAAVADVLRSEAAGARDICIYLRDPHVLVSRLPDELFIDPSLTYRLPLPGSRPEATGKSGTVEIPTLPEGAAELPGVRIRRLRDAADAEAVNRIYAANGMVTAPVEILVDNAATDRFLHLVAEATTGEIVGTITGVDHVAVFDDPDNGASLWCLTVDFNQAPPGTGQALITELAARLVARGRAYVDLSVLAENVGAIRLYERLGFYRTSTLCVKRKNPINERLFLPAMPAGYDQLNPYAKIVADEAMRRGIRVEVTDPQWGELRLSTGGRTILTRESLSELTSAVAMSRCDDKRVTRRILAEAGLSVPRGRTASGDAADVEFLAEVGELVVKPARGEQGNGITVGVKTPEALAAAIELAARYCTEVLLEELCAGEDLRVVMIDHEVVAAAVRRPASVTGDGVHDIAELIERQSRRRAAATGGESRIPLDDITRDVVAEAGYELHDILPEGQVLAVRRTANLHTGGTIHDVTGELHPVIAEACVAASRALDIPVTGLDLLTPAPDRPEHVFIEANERPGLANHEPQPTAERFVDLLFPGTRAPQRLWTPAGAAPSGA from the coding sequence GTGACGGACACACTGGCCACCGGAACGGCTAGGGCCGACCGGGGCCGGGGACGGCGGTACGAGCGGGTCGGGCCGGGTGGCGACCCGGTCGCCGTGGCCGCCGGCACCGAACCCGGCGAAGACGAGGAGGGAACGCGCGGCGACGACGGCGTCGTGCTGGACTGCGGTTGGGGGCGGCTGGTCTTCGGCCAGACCTTCCACGATCAGGCCGCCGTCGCCGACGTACTGCGCTCCGAGGCGGCCGGTGCCCGGGACATCTGCATCTACCTGCGTGATCCCCATGTGCTGGTCTCCCGGCTGCCGGATGAGCTGTTCATCGACCCCTCGCTGACCTACCGGCTGCCGCTGCCCGGCTCCCGACCGGAGGCCACCGGGAAGAGCGGCACCGTCGAGATTCCCACCCTCCCGGAGGGCGCAGCGGAGCTGCCCGGGGTACGCATCCGCCGGCTGCGCGACGCCGCCGACGCGGAGGCGGTCAACCGGATCTACGCGGCCAACGGCATGGTCACCGCACCGGTCGAGATCCTGGTGGACAACGCCGCCACCGACCGCTTCCTGCACCTGGTGGCGGAGGCGACGACCGGCGAGATCGTCGGCACCATCACCGGGGTGGACCATGTCGCGGTCTTCGACGACCCGGACAACGGCGCCAGCCTGTGGTGCCTGACGGTCGACTTCAACCAGGCCCCGCCGGGCACCGGGCAGGCCCTGATCACCGAGTTGGCCGCCCGGCTGGTCGCCCGGGGTCGGGCGTACGTGGACCTGTCGGTGCTGGCCGAGAACGTCGGCGCGATCCGGCTCTACGAGCGGCTCGGCTTCTACCGCACCTCGACCCTCTGTGTGAAGCGCAAGAACCCGATCAACGAGCGGCTGTTCCTGCCGGCCATGCCGGCCGGGTACGACCAGCTCAACCCATACGCGAAGATCGTCGCCGACGAGGCCATGCGGCGGGGCATTCGGGTGGAGGTGACCGACCCCCAGTGGGGTGAGTTGCGGCTGTCCACCGGTGGCCGGACGATCCTCACCCGGGAGTCGCTGTCGGAGTTGACCTCGGCGGTGGCGATGAGCCGCTGCGACGACAAGCGGGTCACCCGGCGGATCCTGGCCGAGGCCGGGCTCAGCGTGCCGCGGGGACGCACCGCCAGCGGGGACGCCGCCGACGTCGAGTTCCTGGCCGAGGTGGGCGAGCTGGTCGTCAAGCCGGCCCGGGGCGAGCAGGGCAACGGCATCACCGTGGGGGTCAAGACCCCGGAGGCCCTGGCCGCCGCGATCGAGTTGGCCGCCCGGTACTGCACGGAGGTGCTGCTGGAGGAGTTGTGCGCCGGTGAGGACCTCCGGGTGGTCATGATCGATCACGAGGTGGTCGCCGCCGCCGTACGCCGGCCGGCCTCCGTCACCGGTGACGGGGTGCACGACATCGCCGAGCTGATCGAACGGCAGAGCCGCCGCCGGGCCGCGGCCACCGGCGGGGAGTCCCGCATCCCGCTGGACGACATCACCCGGGACGTGGTCGCCGAGGCCGGTTACGAGCTGCACGACATCCTGCCCGAGGGGCAGGTGCTGGCCGTACGCCGCACCGCCAACCTGCACACCGGGGGCACCATCCACGACGTCACCGGCGAGCTGCATCCGGTGATCGCCGAGGCGTGCGTGGCCGCCAGCCGGGCCCTGGACATCCCGGTCACCGGTCTGGATCTGCTGACCCCGGCCCCCGATCGACCCGAGCACGTCTTCATCGAGGCCAACGAGCGGCCCGGGTTGGCCAACCATGAGCCGCAGCCCACCGCGGAGCGCTTCGTGGATCTCCTCTTTCCCGGGACGCGGGCACCGCAACGGCTGTG